The sequence below is a genomic window from Chelonoidis abingdonii isolate Lonesome George chromosome 6, CheloAbing_2.0, whole genome shotgun sequence.
AAAATGGGTCAACAATTTCCTGAGCAATGTCAAAGTGAAAAAATTCACTTCAAGTTCCCTGAGCGGTTCCTAAAGCTCAGACAGAAAGAGAATGCCAAGGTGGAAATCCAGGAGATCCTGCAACTGATCTTCTATATCTTTACCAAAAATCTAACCTTAGCTGCCTGGGATGGAAGATCTCTTGAAAGATTCCAAAATGGACTTAATCAGCAAATTGAGCATCTGGAAGCATGTTTGACagaggggatggagaagaaaCAACCCTACTCAAGGAGTGAGGTAATCATTAGACTGAAACTGAAAAAGTACTTCCAAAAGATAGATAACTTTCTAAAAGACAAACAATACAGCCTGTGTTCCTGGGAGATCATCCGTCTGGAAATGAGGAGATGTCTTCAGTTTATTGACAAAGTTATAGGAAGGCTTAGAAACTAAGGTATAAACATTTTGATCTGAGAATtggaatcagaaaaaaatgaatttattttaaattatctaCTGACTGTGAAAATCCTTCTAGTTAAATTTCACTGGTTTTCTATTACTATTTATATGTTGCCAATTATGTATTGTTGCATTTAAATTATTgcaaagaaatatttcatttataaaCAATAAAACTTTATTAAACAAATAATTGCACACTGACCACAAAATAACCCACATAATTTTCAGTAAGTATGACTGCATAGGACAGTGGTAATTTTGTGGCAATTAACATTATTGCCGTAGCGTTCCCTTCTGAGAAAAGTGTGCTATTTATTGTGGTTCCCATTTCACCTGCCTACACAAGATCTCTTAATTCTGAAGGAACCAACAAGCCATGACTTTTCCACAAATCACGTAAATCAATTATTtggactaaaaataaaataatggtatttttctgctatatatttttaaattatgtttttgtttaaaataattcctcACTCTTTCAAGATATGCTATTTCCAGTCATGTATCTGATATTGTGTCTGAGTAATTCCAGTGTTTGCTTTGTTCGAGCAGTTCAAGTTATcctctaagggtttgtctacagaGGGAAATTGACCAAAGCAGCTATTGCAGAATAAACTATTCTGCAATAGCTCCCCATGCGGACACTTTTATTCCAGCATGTGTGTGTCCATACagggagctattccagaatacCTATTATGTTTTTAATTCATACCTTGCCTtattttccctgtgtagacacaccttaAGGCCACACTAGCCAACGACACCTCTtagtgctctgtgtgtgtcttcAAGGTGTCTGTTGCATCTCACACACCACTACTCACACTATTTTACTACTACTTAAAATTTTCTGTCGCTTACCCTTTGTTTGGAAGTGCAACCAGTGGGTAGAGTTAGCCCTTGCTATTCCAACATATTTTACATAAAAGCCACGTGGCCCTGAACGTAATAATTACAAAGTAAATGAGTTCCTCAAAATGCTAAACTTACTAGGGGTGAAATCCAGGGCTCTGTTGAACTCAATGACAAATCTGCCATTGACTTATATGGGTCCAGAATGTACCCTTGTATAAATATTCATTGATAATTCAATCAGCTTCAGCTCATAGTTTTCCCCTAGTAACCTGATGTATGTTATTTAAGGGAAAGCACATCTTCAGCAGTTCAAGAAACCAGGATGCAAAGTTGTAATGGTAAAATTCAATCTGATAAAAGATCAAGGATAACAGTGAAGACAATGATATTCCACAGCCATTAAGATAGTATTGGTGTCACAGATCTCTTTGCGGGATGCACCTACTAACTTTTCTTCCTGATATCTAGTTGTGgataaaagcaaaaaaatcaaGAATCAGATAAAAAGACTAAGGTCCAAGGATAGCAGATCTGAAACAGAAACATCACAAATGCAATCAAGTACAGAAGGAATCAGGATCTGggacaacaaaaaagaaagattgaAGGAACTAAGTGAAGACTGAACCCACCCTCTTTTTAATGAGACACTAGTCAAAATAATATGGTTTATAAAATTAACTTTCTTTGCTCATGTTATTAACACCGCATTTAAATATTACAACTGCAAGAATGTTTTAACACAAATGTATGGTTATTTCTATTGTTTGACTACTTTGAGCACTTTTTGAAGCCTATACTATGCAAATACagtttgtcagtttcactttctgctttTGATACACGAGCATGCTGCTGCAACATAGTATGTTGAAATCTAAATAGCAAATTTTAttgaaatataaaatttattaCATAAAAATTGTTGAATGTTAGAACTCACAGTAATTATTAAAGAACATGTGGTAAAACTATACAACGGTCTAagaaaggaagtgaagaatacgGTAAATATCAAACTGAAACGGGGGGAGATTTAGGAAAGCTGAAAAGAATTACTTCAAAATTAATTTATCCATTAACACACTTAGTCTCAGGAAAGGACTCAGAGGATCTTTAATGACACATGCACACCACAATACTTCCCAGCATCCTGCTGTGCATGTTCTTAGTACAGAAGCTTGATTTTGTAGTTCTTAAGCAGGCAGAATTGcttttgaaatcaataggaattcaTAGGAATTAGCCCTCAGATTGAAGTGTTATCTATGACATCATGAATATCATGTTGTAAAGCTCTGAGGTTGTTCTGAGGATTTTCCATTCAAGCCTCAATTCAATCCAACCTTTCTCTGCTGGTGAGAAGTGACTATGTTAGCACAGGGTCCTCTAATCATCCCATAAACTCTCAGCTCATTAAGCTTCTCTTTTCAGTTCCTACTCAACTGCTCTTATCTTTTGCACGATGCAATGTAAACTCCGCAGCACCGCTGACTACAAATGTATGGACATCTACTTCAATCAAAGGTATACTTTGCAATGCAGAACATACTGCTACATTGGGCACTAGAGGGCAAAGTGAGATTATAGCTAAAATGCCACAGTAAAACCGTACAGTGCCTTTAAAGCAGTAAGAATTGTAGGGGAACAGGAGCGAGTTTATTTTGCTTTACTTATTCCAGTCAATTTCCCTGTGCAGACAAGACCAAGAGTTTTAGAATTTAGCCTGTCGTGCCATCGCGTTTTCTAAAATCTCTAAATTTTaagtccaatcctgcaaaccctcatGCCTGTGAGTAACCGTACACACCTGAGTTGCCACATTGACAATAACAGAACTACTTACAGGCTTAAACGTTCACAGCTTGGGTGCACAGATAGTGGGTGCCATAAGACTTTAAGTGCCAGATTAACTTTCACTCCAATAAGAAGGAGTCAGCAATTTCCTCATAGATGTCGGGGGGAGGGTagactgtgtgtatgtatgtgagggagagagagaaatttctaGCACCCCtgagaagcagtgcaaaggcttgggaggATGCCAGAGTGTTGGGGAAGCTGAGAGAAGAGGAAGTAATTGTTGGGAAAATAGGTGGGAGTGAACCTGGGGGTTTGTTGAGTGTGGGTGAGAGAAGTCTggaacagttttggtttttttgggggaggaggggtgagatTGTTGGGAAGCCTTCCTCATGCAGAGCAGACCTTGGCTGACCcgtagcctctcccattcagtcaggcacatctgcctcaTGTGTCGCTACACACACCTGTCCCCAtatggccctgcacccctcacttccATTTAGCCCCAGCTCAATgttgtcaccccactagctcccagaggtgctggaactaggtgtTCAGAgttgctgcagcaccccctggcttgaagggaTTTCTATGGGATACACGCCttagagtttggttcaatggctctcagcatcccaaATACACATTTTTCCAGCTCCTGTGCCCAGCCCAGTGCGTGTGCCCCGCTCTGTCCTTCCCCATATCCCGGGTCTCCGCACCTGGCCCCCGGGGCAGTGCGCGGAGCCTCTGGCGGCTCCAGCCCCTAACCCGGCTGCCCTCTCTCTGGGGGGCACAATGGGCGCATCGGCCCCTAGTGAGGGAACGGTGTAAACGCCCAAGAGCCTTGCTTGGTGCATGGAGAGGGGAAACGCTGGGAGCTCCAGTCATTCCGCGGTTTGCGCTAGGGACTGAATGTACATCGCGTAGGTCCAGCTGGTTAAAAAGAAACCAGCGTTTTGAAACCTTCTTAGGAGGTGAAATGTTCTGAGCACCTCCTGCAAATACCCCGCTGGGGGCAGTCACCATTTCTGGTGCGGGGAAGCTGATTTCTACCGCTAATTCCGCTAGCGCAGCTGAAAGCGAGCAACCTCGGTGAGGACAGGTCCGGACGCAGGAGGCTCTTCTACATTAGGGCACCCACTGGTTTAACTGAACTAGTCATCGCTGCGACGAGGAAGTCTCCTGGGTGCATTGCCCCAGAGCAAGACAAGCTTCCGAGCGAAGGGCTGGTGCTGAagccaaacaaaaccaaaagcaaaAGGGGCTGGTGGAGGATCGCTGGGTGTTCACAGACCCAGTGTAGGAGAGGCGAGACAAATACTCTCCCATTCTGGATCGGCCAGAGACAGCCAAGAAGACCTAATGGTAATCCcgaaaaggatattgcagaaaatgGCCAAAAGCGATAATCCCGAAATAGCGCTGACAGTAAAATGCCTCCAGATTCCGCAAGCTCTCTGAAAGCAAGACCTCCTTCACGTCGCTGGAAACAGAGGTGCCCAGCTGGGTTTTGAAGTGAACATAATGCAACCAAAATGACCGTACGCTCTACCGGGGTGTAATAACGTTGCTGCTTGTATGCGAACACAGCTCCAAAGAAGAATGCGTATTGGCCTTGACAGGCCTTTGGGGTAGGGGGCGGGATGTAAAGATTTGTCCATTTTAAAACCTGCTCTGTTAGGCTCGGTTTTGCGGGTCAGTTCCGCGCTGGCGCTGTGAGGAAAGCTCTGCACTGAGTATTAACGCTGTACGCATGTGGAGGTTGGATTTCCTTCCCCAAAACGCCGCATGCtggattttactttgtttccgggTGCAATTTAAGACTATAAAGAAAGTGGGTCCTCAAGAGCTCCGAGATCACCTTCCTTCTGCCTGCGTGTTACTGCGATAGCAGAGGTCATCAGACATGTGAGCTAATAACCGGGTTTAATTgcggggggatggagggggctgCGGCAAGGGGTTTTTGCAGAGGGGGCTGCAAAGCATCTGTAGAATTCAATTCCTGCCTTAGTTTGCTGGAACCTGAATGCATCGACCTTCGGGATATGCTGCAAAGCTAATTTGTGTGCTCAGACTGATCTTCAAAcatgagtgcctaaagttaggctcctagatccatatttaaaagtaaaagttaataaataaaagtaacctGACTTTTTACACGCTCCGTTCCTATTGACGTCATTTATATTTGTAGGTGCTCGGCAGTTCTCAAAATCAGGCTCCTTTCCTAAATACGGATTTTGAGTCCTGATTTCAGGTTTGAACGGTGgtgttcttcccctcccccctctccttttctgATTGGAAGATATTAGTGGTTGCTTGAATAGGGGCAATACAAGGAGTTAGTGGGGTATTGGGTGAGATTTGGAAAGTTTATTTTTAGGTACCTctctttggggtgtgtgtggctgttTTCTATGGGATATTTACACATGAGCGCAGTGGGAGATGGAACCATTTtagaaaacaagcaaacaaaaaaccctgttcCCGCTGGATTTAACAGTGTAATTGTCCATATAATTAGCAACCTGAATCCTCTAACACAATAAACGTTTGAgttccagaagggctgagcacttgcagccaccactgaagtcagtgaggtggTTGGTCCATAAATATCCTGTGGTGGGAGAGGATAATATTTCAGGGGCAATTTATTCCAAACATACACATGCCTAAACATGAACGGAGAGGAGTTTTTGCATTTTTGTGTCAGATGGTGAGAATCAAAGTGCAATCTAGGGACCAGATCACCCTCGCCTATTGAAAGAGCCATAGGACATGGTAAACacgcagcacctctgaaaaatcaggtcataCATTTTCATTATCAGTGTCATTCAATTATCCTCTTCTCCTCTTTCACACAGCTACCCCCCATATTTCCTCTGATCCTCCCTCTTTGTTAAATGTTACCTTCATACTGCCAATTACTTAAGAAAAATCTAGCCTTGTTTCTGAGTCATTTGCTTTTGCTCGTACTATCAGCTGTAGTCCTAAGGTTTCTTATCTTGGCAGGCCAGAGCCTGAGTAGCTTCCTTTGTACTATAGCTGGAATACTGACTGTTTATAGTTTGTCTTCCTTGATAAGAAATATCTGGAAAATTTACTTGTATAAAACAAAAACGTTTCTTCAGCTGCTAAAAATACCTAGAATCCTTTCCAGTGGTTCACTGTCACAATAATACCTTACACCTTGTTTTGTATTATTTGCTTTCCTAACACACAAAGTTTTCCATTTAGCCACCGCCACCATTGGGTACAGCTCTGAATTCCTTATCTGGACAAAAATCCCACTGGCTGtcctgcagaattttttttaattattattttgaatttcttaaaCTTTTGCTGCTCCATCATAGAATTTACGCTATTGCCTTAGTGATGAGAATGAGTCCTGTTGCAGCTTCATGCACCCATTCAAAGAGGGTTTGCTGTGGTGAAAAAGACTTTTCTAGGCATCATCTAGGAAGCAAAAGAGCCCTGGTAAGAGTTAAggcattttaaaacataataatTAGAGGATATTATTTAAAGGGTCCTCTGTTAgacactagattttttttttaaaaaaaaaaaagctccattttttaaaaatacaaattgacTTTTTCattacttgatttaaaaatgaactgtAGAAATTTATATTAGATTCAGCTTCTTAAACAGCGATATAAACAATATACAGTGGTCAACTCAAATGATAGCAGTTCTTTATTACATCATAAACTCAAGTTTCTTCTGTGCAGCTCTgatttttataaattataaatgGATTAAGAGCCATTATTGAAAAAATTCTATGGTAGGAGTACTTGGCTATATGGTGCTAAGTTTGTGATTTAATATCTGAGGTGATAATGTTTCCTCAAATCCACATATGCCTACACAATGAATAAAACAGTGTGTTTGCATTTATGTGTCAGAGGGTGAATACCAAAGTGCAATGTATAGGTCAAATCACCTCCGCGCATAAAAAGAGAGCTACAGGAGAGGGTGGTTAAGGTTAACTCAATGAGGTTCCCCTCAGAGAGTTTTCTCTAGATCATTCCTTTGAGTTTGGCTCCCAGAATCTCTTCGCTCGCTTCAGGTCCCCTGAACTTCCTCTAGCTTTCTGGCAACTCTGTTCCACTTGAGCTGTACAGTCAAGGACTCTTCCATCAGCCACCACTTCTAGATGTAAGTgttgcccctttcacccaggtgGTTAGGTTTGcagggttgtttccattaggataAGAAATTGATTATATGAGTTAGGGATGTTCTCagcataatttttttatttacaaaaaaagtgaacacagtcttgttttcctgaacacagtagaaacatAGCAGCAGGCAGTTCCTTTGCTCAGAAATTGGATCGTCACAATCGCTACTTTAGTGAGCTCTTTGCTGTAGaagctctgtctctctgcttcTTCTCACAGTCACGCTCACAACTTCTCCTGGCTTTCCTCTGCCTCAAACACAGCATGCAAACCAATATCGTAGCCCCTGCTTTTGCAACCAGGGAAACAGCTCAGTCCACATGGTTTAGCTCTCACTTGAAATATAGAGTATTTCCTGGGGAGGTAGcctgcatttttttattattattttgcaacTGTAACTGTAATTTTGAGCCTGTGACAGAGCAGTTGGCACATTCATTGGCTTTAATGAGGTCTATAATTGACTTTGGACCCAAGATT
It includes:
- the LOC116835094 gene encoding interferon kappa-like, with the translated sequence MTTFCLLQISLVLLCITKISTQDCNILPLLHNKMIQGNLHLLNKMGQQFPEQCQSEKIHFKFPERFLKLRQKENAKVEIQEILQLIFYIFTKNLTLAAWDGRSLERFQNGLNQQIEHLEACLTEGMEKKQPYSRSEVIIRLKLKKYFQKIDNFLKDKQYSLCSWEIIRLEMRRCLQFIDKVIGRLRN